From a single Miscanthus floridulus cultivar M001 chromosome 8, ASM1932011v1, whole genome shotgun sequence genomic region:
- the LOC136473332 gene encoding serine/threonine-protein kinase STY46-like isoform X1, whose protein sequence is MLRITPRAVVSFCGRYALDVNAERADDVVTHQRLLEEARDPERRPALSVRVVQEFTHLCDMSDDTDHSVHLISRPMHEITFATIDKPKLLSQLTCLLAELGLDIQEAHAFSTIDDYSLDVFVVTGWHLEVHS, encoded by the exons ATGCTTCGGATCACGCCTAGAGCAGTTGTCTCCTTCTGTGGGAG GTACGCGCTGGATGTGAACGCAGAGAGGGCGGACGACGTGGTCACCCACCAGCGGCTGCTCGAGGAGGCGCGCGATCCGGAACGCCGGCCCGCCTTGTCCGTGCGCGTCGTGCAG GAGTTCACACACCTTTGCGACATGAGTGATGATACTGATCACAGTGTACATCTCATTTCCAG GCCAATGCATGAGATAACTTTTGCAACTATTGATAAGCCAAAGCTCCTTAGTCAG CTGACCTGTTTGCTTGCCGAGCTCGGTCTTGACATCCAAGAAGCACATGCATTTTCAACAATTGATGACTACTCATTGGATGTATTTGTCGTCACTGGATGGCATCTTGAGGTACATAGTTGA
- the LOC136473332 gene encoding serine/threonine-protein kinase STY46-like isoform X2 has product MVVKSESSPRYALDVNAERADDVVTHQRLLEEARDPERRPALSVRVVQEFTHLCDMSDDTDHSVHLISRPMHEITFATIDKPKLLSQLTCLLAELGLDIQEAHAFSTIDDYSLDVFVVTGWHLEVHS; this is encoded by the exons ATGGTGGTGAAAAGTGAATCCTCTCCAAG GTACGCGCTGGATGTGAACGCAGAGAGGGCGGACGACGTGGTCACCCACCAGCGGCTGCTCGAGGAGGCGCGCGATCCGGAACGCCGGCCCGCCTTGTCCGTGCGCGTCGTGCAG GAGTTCACACACCTTTGCGACATGAGTGATGATACTGATCACAGTGTACATCTCATTTCCAG GCCAATGCATGAGATAACTTTTGCAACTATTGATAAGCCAAAGCTCCTTAGTCAG CTGACCTGTTTGCTTGCCGAGCTCGGTCTTGACATCCAAGAAGCACATGCATTTTCAACAATTGATGACTACTCATTGGATGTATTTGTCGTCACTGGATGGCATCTTGAGGTACATAGTTGA